The Vibrio tapetis subsp. tapetis genome segment GTGAACCTTTCATGTATAGCAAAATGGTGTTTTCTGAAATCTGTTGTTTGATCTTATCGATAGTTTCCATTGCTTCCTCTTAATGGATGCTTCTTTAAAGTGCATTCATTTTACTTGTTTAGAGCCAAATAAAAAGCACATAATCTTTATGGTTTTAGGTAAACTGAGCGCTTATTCTCACCTTGAACAAGTTTTTCTAGCTAGAATGCTTAGTTAGCACAATTGGCCAAGCCTTTCTTAACAAGACTCAATGGCTAATTAATCCTTTTTTTATGGTTTTTCTTTTAATAAAGTAAAAACTTGCTAAACTACCCAGTAACAAATCACAGAGCTTAAAAACTCAGGTTTAGCGCTCAGTGAATAATAAGCAAAGTCAGAAAAAAAATAATTATTGGAAGCAACGGAAAGACAGCACTTTCCACCAAACGGAGATACGCGCAATGGCATTCGAACTACCAGCACTTCCTTACGCAAAAGATGCACTACTACCACACATCTCAGCTGAAACTTTAGACTTTCACCACGGCAAACACCACAACACTTACGTTGTTAAGCTAAATGGTCTAATTCCTGGTACTGAGTTTGAAGGCAAAACACTAGAAGAGATCATCAAAACTTCTACTGGCGGTGTATTCAATAACGCAGCTCAAATTTGGAACCACACGTTCTACTGGCACTGCCTAGCTCCAAAAGCAGGCGGCGAACCAACTGGCGCTGTTGCGGATGCTATCAACGCTGCATTTGGTTCTTTCGAAGAATTTAAAGCAAAATTCACTGATTCAGCAATCAACAACTTCGGTTCTTCATGGACTTGGCTTGTTAAGAACGCTGACGGTTCTCTAGAGATTGTTAACACGTCTAACGCTGCTACTCCACTAACAGACGAAGGTGTTACACCGCTTCTAACTGTGGATCTTTGGGAACATGCTTACTACATCGATTACCGTAACGTTCGTCCAGATTACATGAATGGCTTCTGGGCTCTAGTTAACTGGGAATTCGTAGCTGCGAACCTAGCTAAATAATCCCCTCCCTATAGGGTATTAGATTTAGTCTTTTTCAAACCCACGCCTATGCGTGGGTTTGTTTTTTCACTTCCTGCAATAAAAGTCAGACCTCTTCCAGCCTTTTCGCCTTCCGCCTTCCGCCTTCCGCCTTCCGCCAAAGTTTTTCCTTCTTTCCCCTAAAGTTCTTCCTTTTCTTGCCGTTAACTTTGTATCAGGCGAGGGAAATCATGAATATCCATACTTTAGACAAAGCAACAATCATTAACGAACTGAACGTTGGCGCAGGCATTAATACTGCTGTTAACCAAGG includes the following:
- the sodB gene encoding superoxide dismutase [Fe], with amino-acid sequence MAFELPALPYAKDALLPHISAETLDFHHGKHHNTYVVKLNGLIPGTEFEGKTLEEIIKTSTGGVFNNAAQIWNHTFYWHCLAPKAGGEPTGAVADAINAAFGSFEEFKAKFTDSAINNFGSSWTWLVKNADGSLEIVNTSNAATPLTDEGVTPLLTVDLWEHAYYIDYRNVRPDYMNGFWALVNWEFVAANLAK